A region from the Bdellovibrionales bacterium genome encodes:
- a CDS encoding prepilin-type N-terminal cleavage/methylation domain-containing protein yields MVRLVKNNRGFSLIELMVVVAIIAILASFAIPQYQTFQAKARQKEGLTLLGSYFTAAQATFAEIGIYPGNFVSTGFAPTGQVHYRITTVDNATPNPVGIPEMATCVNTSVQCDCGGACVPFWTWREAPAAGIFFPTAANQAVATTDVTFLIEASARIKQGGNEDHWTMDHLKQLLNPVQGLL; encoded by the coding sequence ATGGTACGTTTAGTAAAAAACAACAGAGGTTTCTCGTTGATCGAGCTCATGGTTGTTGTCGCGATCATCGCAATTCTCGCCAGTTTCGCGATCCCTCAATATCAGACCTTCCAAGCCAAGGCTCGTCAGAAGGAAGGGCTTACTTTATTAGGTTCCTACTTTACTGCCGCCCAGGCAACTTTCGCAGAGATTGGTATATATCCGGGGAACTTTGTTTCAACAGGCTTTGCCCCAACCGGGCAGGTTCATTACAGAATTACGACAGTGGATAATGCAACACCTAATCCTGTCGGGATACCGGAAATGGCAACTTGTGTAAACACATCTGTTCAGTGCGATTGTGGTGGAGCTTGCGTGCCATTTTGGACTTGGAGAGAAGCGCCTGCCGCTGGAATTTTTTTTCCGACTGCAGCTAATCAAGCTGTTGCAACTACTGATGTGACCTTTTTGATAGAAGCCTCGGCTCGAATCAAGCAAGGTGGTAACGAAGACCATTGGACAATGGATCATCTCAAACAACTTCTAAATCCAGTCCAAGGGCTCCTGTAA
- the clpS gene encoding ATP-dependent Clp protease adapter ClpS, with protein MADQDSISKGNTKVLEKTETKEPSFYKVILLNDDYTPMEFVTHVLQKFFNQPRSAAENIMLQVHKTGRGVAGVFNYEVAETKMHLVNAYSEQQKHPLQCTIEKDE; from the coding sequence ATGGCTGACCAAGATTCAATCTCAAAAGGGAACACCAAGGTTTTAGAAAAAACCGAGACCAAAGAACCGTCGTTCTACAAGGTGATCCTACTCAACGATGACTACACTCCCATGGAGTTTGTGACCCATGTTCTGCAAAAATTTTTTAATCAGCCCCGTTCAGCGGCAGAGAATATTATGTTACAGGTCCACAAAACGGGTCGAGGTGTCGCGGGAGTTTTTAATTACGAAGTGGCTGAGACGAAAATGCATCTCGTTAATGCATATTCTGAGCAACAAAAGCACCCACTTCAGTGTACAATAGAAAAGGACGAATGA
- the clpA gene encoding ATP-dependent Clp protease ATP-binding subunit ClpA, whose protein sequence is MLSPQVEQSLNQAIHFSQKMQSEFVGLEHMLWALIQQPSVQQILTHFQVPLTQLQKDLEDFIETKLPKNLNTKKNPEFTLGVHRLLQKCIIQVQSSGRSAVQCENLVIAIFEEDQSHACYFLKKYGLEQFQVIRFVSHGARRQVTINIKAEGEQAAQPGQAVPALKQFAINLNQSALEGKIDPVVGRDDVLERVMQILCRRTKNNPLLIGDPGVGKTAIGDGLALRIVEGRVPSPLKDAVVYNLDLGSLIAGSKYRGDFEERLKALLFELEKIPKSILFIDEIHSIIGAGSTSGHSLDAANLLKPYLSKGKIRCIGATTYKEFRQHFEKDRALSRRFQTIDVKEPSHEETVEILRGLKKYYENHHGVVLADEILPTVVKLASKYLHDRKHPDKAIDIIDEAGAYLHLNSPIEQTKEITLKVLETVVSKMAQVPLQSVSTDDNEKLKTLDLRLKSLIFGQDNAIKALVQSLKNNRVGLGRNRKPIGSFLFAGPTGVGKTEICNQLSNHLGIPLIRFDMSEYMEKHAVARLIGSPPGYVGFEEGGLLTESVHKTPYCVLLLDEIEKAHPDLINILLQVLDNGTLTDPHGKTTHFENCIIVMTTNCGAKDAIKSQIGFNPAPVSTISMEAIRQHFAPEFLNRLDDVVHFNPLTPEIISQVVDKFIFEFKEQLKDKSVELEMEDRVKEFLSRKGFDPLYGARPMIRTIQQNLKNLLTDDLLFGKLKDGGKAHFYMETPERVGVRLSENQSKPSNSPKEKVKV, encoded by the coding sequence ATGCTAAGTCCTCAAGTCGAACAGTCCCTCAATCAGGCCATCCACTTCTCTCAAAAAATGCAAAGCGAATTCGTCGGCCTCGAACATATGCTGTGGGCTCTCATCCAACAACCCTCGGTCCAGCAAATCCTAACGCACTTTCAAGTTCCACTGACCCAGCTGCAAAAAGATCTGGAAGACTTTATCGAAACAAAGCTGCCCAAAAATTTAAATACGAAAAAAAACCCTGAGTTCACTTTAGGTGTGCATCGCTTACTTCAGAAGTGCATCATTCAAGTGCAAAGCTCCGGAAGAAGCGCCGTTCAGTGCGAAAACTTGGTCATCGCCATTTTTGAGGAAGACCAGTCCCACGCCTGCTACTTCCTTAAAAAATATGGTCTTGAACAATTCCAGGTGATTCGTTTTGTGTCCCACGGAGCTCGGCGCCAAGTGACCATCAATATCAAAGCCGAGGGAGAGCAGGCCGCACAACCGGGCCAAGCCGTTCCCGCGCTCAAACAGTTTGCGATCAACTTAAACCAATCCGCACTCGAGGGAAAAATCGATCCGGTGGTGGGTCGCGACGATGTGCTCGAACGCGTGATGCAGATTCTCTGTCGCCGCACAAAAAACAATCCGCTCCTCATCGGAGATCCCGGCGTCGGGAAAACGGCTATTGGTGACGGATTGGCTTTAAGAATTGTGGAGGGGCGCGTTCCCTCTCCTCTCAAAGACGCTGTGGTTTACAATTTGGATCTCGGATCACTCATTGCTGGCTCAAAATATCGCGGAGATTTTGAAGAGCGCTTAAAAGCCTTGCTCTTTGAACTCGAGAAAATTCCCAAATCCATTTTATTTATCGACGAGATTCACTCTATTATTGGTGCGGGATCTACGAGCGGCCACTCGCTTGATGCGGCCAACTTACTCAAGCCTTACCTTTCCAAAGGGAAAATTCGTTGCATCGGAGCCACCACCTATAAAGAATTCCGTCAGCATTTTGAAAAAGATCGCGCCCTCTCTCGCCGCTTTCAAACCATCGATGTGAAAGAGCCTTCCCACGAAGAAACCGTCGAGATCCTTCGTGGATTAAAAAAATACTACGAGAACCATCACGGTGTGGTCTTGGCGGACGAAATACTTCCCACCGTTGTCAAACTCGCCTCAAAATATCTTCATGATCGGAAACATCCCGATAAAGCGATCGACATTATCGACGAGGCGGGAGCTTACCTTCATCTCAACAGCCCTATCGAACAGACAAAGGAAATCACCCTCAAAGTTTTAGAAACGGTGGTTTCCAAAATGGCCCAAGTTCCGCTCCAGTCTGTGTCCACCGACGATAACGAGAAACTCAAAACTTTGGATCTTCGCCTGAAGTCGCTCATCTTTGGACAGGACAATGCAATTAAAGCGTTAGTTCAGTCCCTCAAAAATAATCGCGTGGGCTTAGGACGAAATCGCAAGCCGATTGGTTCGTTCTTATTTGCAGGACCCACCGGGGTTGGAAAAACCGAAATCTGTAATCAGCTTTCAAATCACTTGGGCATTCCGCTCATTCGCTTTGATATGAGTGAGTATATGGAAAAGCACGCGGTGGCTCGCTTGATCGGATCTCCTCCGGGCTACGTGGGCTTTGAAGAAGGTGGCCTTCTCACCGAGTCGGTCCACAAAACGCCCTATTGCGTTCTCCTGCTAGACGAGATCGAAAAGGCCCATCCCGATTTGATCAACATCCTTCTGCAGGTGCTGGACAACGGAACACTGACAGATCCTCACGGCAAAACCACACACTTTGAAAACTGCATTATTGTGATGACGACCAACTGTGGCGCCAAAGATGCGATCAAGAGCCAAATTGGATTTAATCCCGCACCGGTATCGACCATTTCCATGGAGGCCATTCGTCAGCACTTTGCCCCAGAATTTTTAAATCGCTTAGATGACGTCGTTCACTTTAACCCTCTCACGCCCGAAATTATCAGCCAAGTGGTGGATAAATTTATTTTTGAGTTTAAAGAACAGCTCAAAGATAAATCGGTCGAGCTCGAGATGGAGGACAGGGTGAAGGAATTTTTATCGCGAAAAGGTTTTGATCCGCTCTATGGGGCTCGTCCCATGATTCGCACCATTCAGCAGAATCTTAAAAATCTTCTCACCGACGATTTACTTTTTGGAAAACTCAAAGATGGTGGCAAAGCGCATTTTTATATGGAGACTCCGGAGCGCGTCGGCGTTCGCTTGAGCGAAAATCAATCGAAGCCTTCGAACAGTCCCAAGGAAAAAGTGAAAGTCTGA
- a CDS encoding lytic transglycosylase domain-containing protein, protein MWWAACCLLLIVACSHSAAPVLAIQDNEIDLYIRAKTSISQENPKEACGHFLKLSQSATFALKDVAHVQALNFCPTEQVKESLNRPVPDWLKKEERNAQLKHQSTDTEKALLIIETPQYFLSRDRVLTYQKALTDGEISTDSRKKIQDALYAIAPRFNPKPEPKDVFRVSKDLRSVRDFEKARKLLSAVAKDKKQSIENRMMALKEIYQTYKIQRHLKKQYLDSAKQWAELIKPGTPEFKKHISLFAEANYTRLRTLWTESGTDEPLKIIDKLEKQLSGVYSRHDLFWLRAKMFEEKNDAPQAIINFEKALKEPNIGVRDQEKVLWSLAWLQLKQKDFVGAKTHLSAAVALKDVSPFAKFKYTFWLAEAELRNNLVDESHKLFHQLTQEDTFGFYGIMAHQRLQKSFPALNSAPSEVRITLLSEEDRKIFNALVSTRETDLASQFLSFTFISKKRVLDLSQEEAEQLFQLLTKAKNYKMVFDIFNQIPFDQQRKILANHPEILFPRPFNDVVEAAATKSAIEAELIYSIMRQESSFDAQARSPMDAMGLLQLLPEVAQRIAKRLQIPYNSYDDLNDAPTNIAIGADLLRTQQKRFDDKFILYVASYNASDSAVKQWHNREYSDPIEFIESIPYEETKSYVKLVMRNYIIYKKLRFGEDFKTFPQHLLSL, encoded by the coding sequence ATGTGGTGGGCGGCCTGTTGTCTCTTATTGATCGTAGCTTGTAGTCATAGCGCCGCCCCGGTCCTCGCCATCCAAGATAACGAAATCGATCTGTACATTCGTGCCAAGACGAGCATCTCCCAAGAAAACCCCAAAGAGGCTTGCGGACATTTTCTCAAACTCTCCCAATCGGCCACATTTGCTCTGAAAGACGTGGCTCACGTCCAAGCATTAAATTTTTGCCCCACGGAGCAAGTCAAAGAGAGTCTCAATCGACCTGTCCCGGATTGGTTAAAGAAGGAAGAGCGCAATGCTCAATTGAAGCATCAATCCACCGATACCGAAAAAGCCCTACTCATCATCGAAACGCCTCAGTATTTTTTATCCAGAGATCGCGTCCTCACCTACCAAAAAGCTTTAACCGACGGTGAGATCTCCACCGACTCTCGAAAGAAGATTCAAGATGCACTCTACGCTATCGCTCCCCGCTTTAATCCTAAGCCAGAACCTAAAGATGTGTTTCGAGTCTCTAAGGACTTGCGATCCGTGCGCGACTTTGAAAAAGCCCGCAAACTTTTAAGCGCGGTGGCCAAGGACAAGAAACAAAGCATCGAAAATCGAATGATGGCCCTCAAAGAAATTTATCAGACTTATAAAATTCAGCGCCATCTTAAAAAGCAATACCTCGATTCTGCCAAACAATGGGCCGAGTTGATCAAACCGGGAACACCGGAGTTTAAAAAACACATCTCCCTCTTTGCCGAGGCCAATTACACCCGTCTTCGCACCCTCTGGACCGAGTCGGGGACCGACGAGCCACTAAAAATTATCGATAAATTAGAAAAGCAGCTGAGCGGAGTGTATTCTCGCCATGATTTATTCTGGCTGCGCGCTAAGATGTTCGAAGAAAAAAACGATGCGCCCCAAGCGATTATAAATTTCGAAAAAGCTCTCAAAGAGCCTAATATTGGAGTTCGCGATCAAGAGAAGGTGTTGTGGTCTTTAGCTTGGCTTCAACTCAAACAAAAAGATTTCGTTGGAGCTAAAACTCACTTGAGCGCCGCCGTAGCGCTGAAAGATGTCAGCCCCTTCGCCAAATTTAAATACACCTTCTGGCTTGCTGAAGCGGAACTGCGGAACAATCTCGTCGATGAATCTCACAAGCTCTTTCATCAACTGACTCAAGAAGATACTTTTGGTTTTTACGGCATCATGGCTCATCAACGGTTACAGAAAAGTTTTCCGGCGCTGAACTCCGCCCCCAGCGAAGTTCGCATCACTCTTCTCTCTGAAGAAGACCGGAAAATTTTTAACGCCCTTGTTTCCACGCGAGAGACAGATCTTGCCTCGCAGTTTCTTTCTTTTACATTTATTTCCAAAAAGCGTGTTTTAGATCTTTCGCAAGAAGAGGCCGAGCAACTCTTTCAACTCTTAACGAAAGCCAAGAATTATAAAATGGTCTTTGATATTTTTAACCAGATCCCCTTTGATCAACAGCGAAAGATTTTGGCGAACCATCCTGAGATCTTGTTTCCGCGACCGTTTAATGACGTGGTCGAAGCGGCCGCCACTAAAAGTGCGATTGAGGCGGAGCTGATCTATTCCATTATGCGCCAAGAGTCCTCTTTTGATGCTCAAGCACGAAGCCCCATGGATGCCATGGGCCTTTTGCAACTCCTGCCGGAGGTGGCGCAAAGAATCGCCAAACGCCTGCAAATTCCCTACAACAGCTACGACGATCTCAACGACGCTCCGACCAATATTGCCATCGGGGCCGATCTTTTAAGAACCCAGCAGAAACGCTTTGATGATAAATTCATTCTTTACGTGGCGTCGTACAATGCCTCGGACTCGGCGGTGAAGCAGTGGCATAATCGCGAATACAGTGATCCCATAGAATTTATCGAGAGTATCCCGTACGAGGAAACAAAGTCCTACGTCAAATTAGTGATGCGCAACTACATCATCTATAAAAAGCTCCGCTTTGGCGAAGATTTTAAAACATTCCCCCAGCATCTTTTATCCCTTTGA